GCGAGGCCGAGCATGACGAGCCTTTCCAGGTCGTCGCTGACGACCCTCTCAATCTCGTTGAGCATCCTCTCAACGAACTGGTTGAATCTCATTGATAGGGTGCTCTGGACTCTTGAAAACCTCCTCTGGAGGTCTTCAGCCACTTTTAGGGCTCTGTAAATCTCCGAAATGGATTCGGCCTTCAGCCTCTCTATCATGTTGAACTCGTTCCGAATCTCCTTCATCAGGGATGGCAGGTCGTAATTTTCACTGTCCCTGATCTCAGCCCCGAACTTGTGGGGGGAAATGACAACCTCGAGGCGGAGACTTCTTGGAATGTAGTAGTACCTCTTCCTTCCCTCCTCGAAGCTCGACACTATTCCCGCCTTAACGAGCTTGTCGAGGTGCTCAAGCACGGCCTTCGGAGCCATGCCGAGATAGTACGAAATCTCGCTGACGTAGCAGGGTTTTCTTGATAGCAACTGCAGTATCCTCCTCCTGCTCTCGTTTCCGAGAACGTCCATTATCGTCTCCGCCTCTATGTCCATCTCACCACCTCGGGGCACTAACCCCTTCACTCTTAATGTCGGTTACTAACTTTATGTTAGGTTTATGGTATATAAAGTTTTCGGTTATTTTGTGTGGCTGTGCATCCCAATTATTTTCTCTTCAATCTGGAGGAAGCTTGTACCAGAACGCATTGCAGAGTTCATCCCACTCCAAACTTCTATGAGGCTTAATCTCATTATGCCATCCAACAACTGCTTCAACTGAGCCAAACTTTCCAGTCCCTCTCTCAACCTTTACTCTCGCAAGAATGTGCTTAACCTTCTCTCTGCTTTTCGCAGCAACGAATTGGGTTCGTGTTCGGTAAGAATCTCGTCAGAATGCCATACTCAGCAATCTCTCTCAGAACCTTGAGTATGTCCTTGTTCGTCAGCTTCCTCACGTGGCTACCGAAAAGTTTAAATACTCTGCCGAAAACCTTATATACTGCATGAGCAGGTTGCGGACACTTGGTAGAGTAAAGCATATGTCAAAAACTGGAATGCTTGTGGTGACTCTAAATCCTGCGTACATCCCCAAAATAGGGGATAAGGTTGTTACAAGGAGGATGGAGCACATTGGATTTGTTGCTGACGTTATCGGGCCAGTATCTTCCCCCTACGCTTTAGTTAAGCCGAAAAATCTGGATAAGATAATATTTGAAGAATTATATGTGGTGAAGGAGTATGGCGGAGGTAGAAAAGGTAAGGGAAAAGGAAGTAGAGAAGGAAGTAGAAAGAAAGGAAATAGAAAGGGAAGAGGACGTTGAAGTCTGTCCTGAGTGTGGAAGTCCCCGCCTCATTCGCGATTACCGCAGAGGAGAGTTCATCTGTCAGGATTGCGGTCTGGTAATCGAGGACACGTACATCGACGCAGGGCCTGAGTGGAGGGCTTTTGACAGTGAGCAGAGAGACAAGAGGAGCAGAGTTGGTGCGCCTGTAACCTACACAATCCACGATAAGGGCCTGTCAACAATAATCGACTGGAGCAACAAGGACTACTACGGCAAGGCAATTTCCGTGAGAAACAGGGCTCAGCTTTTCAGACTGAGGAAATGGCAGAGAAGAATCAGAATCAGCAACGCTACGGAGAGAAACCTCGCCTTTGCCCTCAGCGAGCTTGACAGGATGGCCTCAGCCCTTGGCCTGCCGAAGAGCGTTAGGGAGACTGCTGCTGTAATCTACAGGAAGGCCGTAGAGAAGAACCTCATAAGGGGCAGGAGCATTGAGGGTGTGGTTGCCGCTGCTCTCTACGCAGCCTGCAGGCAGGCTGGAGTACCGAGAACGCTGGACGAAATAGCCACATACTCAAGAGTGGACAGAAAGGAGATTGGCAGAACCTACAGGTTTATCACGAGGGAGCTTGGGCTGAAGCTGATGCCCACAAGCCCTGCAGACTACATTCCGCGCTTCTGCGCTGCCCTTGGACTGAGCGGAGAGGTTCAGAAGAAGGCCATTGAAATCATCAAGAAGGCGGAGGAGAGGGAGCTTACAAGCGGAAGGGGTCCGACAGGAGTTGCAGCGGCTGCACTTTACGTTGCATCAATACTGCTTGGAGAAAGAAGAACGCAGAGGGAAGTTGCCGAGGTAGCGGGAGTTACGGAGGTAACGATAAGAAACCGCTACAAGGAGCTTGCCGAGAAGCTGGGTATAGAAATAATCCTCTAACTTTCTCTCTTTTTTAGCGAACCTCAAGCTTTCTTTTGGCATTCCGCACCGAAGTCATAAAAAGCCTGAAGTCCAATCTGCCTTGGTGAGGGCAGTAGAGTGCAGAGACGTCTGGATGGTTTACAGGACTTTCATGGAGAGGGGTATTGTGGCATTGAGGGGAATCGACCTCGACATTGAGGACGGAGTTATTTTCGGATTGCTCGGTCCCAACGGGGCAGGAAAAACGACCCTGATTTCCATTCTGTCCACGATCCTGATTCCGACAAAGGGCGAGGTGAGGATTCTCGGAATGGACGCCTTCAAGAACACCAGGAAGGTGAGGGAGAGAATTAACATCTCAAGCGGAGTCAGAATGCCGTGGGGGATGAAAGTCTACGAGTGCCTCCGCTTCTACGCAATGTGCTACGGAATTACCGATAGAAGAGTAGTCGATAGGGTAATCTCGGAATTCGAGCTTGAGGAGCACAGAAACAAGAGGTTCGATGACCTCTCAACCGGAAACAAGCAGAAGGCCAATCTGGCAAGAGCCTTTCTGAACGATCCTGAGGTTGTTTTTCTCGACGAGCCAACGGCAAATCTGGATCCAGATATGGCAAAAAAGATACGCCAGATGATTTTGAGGATAAAGGAGGAGAAGGACGTAACCATTGTTTTAACCACCCACAACATGAGGGAGGCCGAGATGCTTTGCGACAGAATAGCCTTCATCAAGGAAGGAAAAATTGTTGCCGAAGGAACTTCTGAAGAGCTTAAGAAATACACGAAAATGAGCGAAAGGGTGATTTTAAAGCTGAAAGGTAATGCCAAAAAACTGCACATCCCTTATCCTTACAGGATGGATGGAAACACGCTTATTGCCTTCGTTGAAGATGCGGAAAAAGCACTTCCCTCAATCGTGGTAAGGCTGGCGGAGCAGGGTGTGTTTGTCGAATCGGCAAAGATGGAGGAGATAACTCTTGAAGACGTCTTTATCGAGCTTGCAGAGGGGTCTTAGCGAAATTTTTGCCTTTGCCTACAGGAACTACGCTCTGACGAAAAACGAATTTTACGCGATATTCGAGATGCTCTTCTGGCCGCTGGTAAGCCTGATCTCGGTCGGGCTGTTAGGGGAGTTCCTCTACCTGGATAGGGAGGCGGTAGCTTCATACTGATCGGTGTCATTACGCTAAGCGTTGTCCAGATAGCCCAAATCGACGTGACATACGTGATGCTCCTCGACATGTGGAGCATGAGCCTGAAGTACACCATAGTCACTCCTGCACCCTTCTACCGGATGGTGACTGGAGCGTGGCTTTTCGGCTCGCTGAGAGGTGTTATTTCTCTCGCACTTCTTATTCTGCTGAGCGCATGGCTCTTCGGTTTCACGCTCACCCTCCCTGCAACGGCAATGGCAGCGTTTGTTCTGGGAATACTGCTCAGCGCAATGCTCATCGGAATTTTCAACTGCATACTGATTTTGGTTTTTGGCAGGAGGGCTGAGATATTCGCCTGGACCCTCAGCGCTATAGTGATGATTTTCTGCGGCATTTACTATCCAGTAACAATTCTGCCGGAACCTTTCAGGGCTATAGGCCTTATGATTCCAATAACGCACTATCTCGAGTTTTTCAGGTCCTTCTACGGATTTCAGAGCATTTTTCCAGACCCTCTGCTCATTGCCTTTGCCGAAACGCTTGTTTACCTCGCCTTACTGCTTGTTGTTGCGGAAATCAGCATGCTGAGGGCGAGGAGGACAGGGCTTGTGCTGAAGCTCTCGGATTAGTCTCTCGGAAAGATTATATACTTGAAAGGCAAAATACCATCAGATTCGGATATGAAGCGGGCGAAAAAGTTTAAGGACTACTTCGAGGACATAAAGCCTGTTACGGATGAGGAGCTTGAGGAGCTTTTGAACGAGCCTCCGAGAAGGAGGAACAGAGGAAACTTCAAAAAGGCTAAAAAGGAATTTTACAGGGACTTCTAAAGAAGCCCTACGAGCTCCTCAAGTGCCCTCTTCTGGTCTTCGGCCTTAACAACCCCACTCGCGAGTAGCACACCCTCTGCTCCGAGCTCCAATGCTTTTACGTAGTCCTCATGGGTGGTTATGCCCGCCCCACAAAGAACTCTAACGCTCTTGTTGACTTCCTTTGCAGCCTTAACTGAGTTCTCCACAACCTCGGGTTCGGCCTTGCTTACCGGAATTCCGCTACCTATCAGCTCAGGTGGCTCCACCGCGACAAAGTCCGGATTCAACGCTGCCGCCGCGGCTGTTGTTGGGACGTTGTTCGTGCAGACAACCGAAGTGAGACCAAGCTCCCTCAGCCTGCTCACGTTGAACTCAATATCGGCGAGCTTCAGCCTTCTCTCAGAATGATTGACCAAGCTTCCCTTTGCCCCGTATTCCGCGATCATATCGGCGTTTATTCTGCCTGTGTGGCTCCCGAAGCCAACGGCATCAACATGCTGCGCGTAAACGTCGATGCTGACCTCCCTTGCGATTACGGGGAGGTCGAGGAAGGAGACGGCTATGCCAACATACTCATCGCATCTCGACGCCACGTTTTCGGCAATCTTCGCCAGCTCAAGCGCCCTTTTTCCAAATCCCTCCTTATACGCCTTGAAGTTTATTATCACAACCCCCATTTTTCTCACCTCAAAAGTCCGTCATAATGCGGAACTGGTCTGTGTCGGGCTTCATGTGGCTCATGAATTTCCTTACAGCTCCCTCAACGTCTCTGGCCTTCGTTACAGCTCTGCCGACAACTATGATGTCCGCTCCAGCGGCAATTACCTCCTCAACGTTTTCTGGCCTTATCCCACCTGCAACGGCGACGAGGACGCTGAACTTCTCCTTTATCTTTCCGGCAAGCATCCACGGAGGCTCTTTGTCCTCGCTGTCTATCGCTCTGTGAAGCTCAACGACGTTTGGTAAAACTCCAGCCTTCTGAATCTCTTCAAGCCTTTTAATCGGATCATCGACGTTCATCATGTCCACGTAGCTCAAAATTCCTGTTTTCTCCGCTTCCCTTATCCCCTTAACGATTGTGCTTGTGGGCGCGAGTCCCGAAATCACAACCGCGTTTGCGGTAGCGTCTGCAGCCATTCTCGCTTCGAGATTGCCAACATCGAGCGTCTTCAGGTCGAGGATGTAAAACGCATCGGGCTTCACCTCTCTGAGCTTCAGGATTACCTCACAGCCGTATCTCTTTGCCAAAGGCGTTCCAACCTCGAAAACGATGTGGTCGCTGTCAGGAATCTGCTCAAGAACCTTCAGCACCTCACCCAGATCTGGAATGTCGATGGCAATCTGCAGATATGGCGGGTCCCAGAGCTTCGTGAGCTTTCTTCCAACAAACGGGTGGAAACTGCGGTCCTTCTCGTAAAGCACGGTATCAACATCCGGGAAGTTCTGCATCGCCCTCTTTATTGCGAGCTTTGTGGCGCCATAGTTGTAGTAGTAAATCTTGTGCTTGTTTTTGGCGTTTGGGTGGATGAAAACGCTTGCAACAACAACGTACTCGTCCGCCCTCTCCCTTGGGATTATTCCCTCCTCAACCGCATCCGCAACAGCCTTCGCCACTGCAGCTTGAGCCGGACCGAAAATAAGCTCAGCCTGATGCATGTCCTTGACCGTTACCTTTGGGACTATCACAGCAGGCGGCTTGGTTATCAGGTTTGGTCTGAGAACCGCGAGAAGCGGTGTGTGGCCTGCAGAAAGGTTGGCAAGAGCGTTGGCGAAGGCAATTCCGGCGGGGCTGTCCTTCGTGCCAATTATCAAATCAACGTGAGCCACTTCAAAACCCTCTCCGATAAGAGCCTCACCTATTCTGAACTCCATGGCCTTACGTCTCCGGATATGTAATAAATTTTTTGGAGTTCGCCGAATTGATTTGCCAAACTCAATTTTCCTTTAAATTCCGAGCCTTCCCAAGAACTTGCTGCCCAGTGAGAGCCTGTAGTCACTTCTCACAAGCCTCTCTATCCCCGGATTGCTCAAAACCTCTATGTCCTCCTCTCTCACACCAAACCTCTCCATCGCATTTCTTATGTGCTCCACCTCATTCAAGTTGAAGCCCATGAGCCTTGCTGCGATCAAGTCAACAGCAACTACGTTGTCGCCCGCAACAAGAACTCCGTGTTTGACGGGCTTTGGCCTCATTTCCGAGTTCGTCCCGCCAATAATGCCATCGACGATGGTTAAAGATGGCTGCATGAATCCAAGCAAGTCAACGAGCTTTCTGTGGATTTTCGGATGCATGTAAACAGCGGGTTTCTTCAGAAATCCCATGTTGTTCTTTATCCCAAGCGTGACCTTGGTGAGATGATGAACCTTCATCTTCGGAATTGAAATGTATCCTTCCTTCTTCGCATCCAGCGCCGTTTCGGCAACCTTGACCCTCTCAAGAACCTCTCCGCCAATATCTACCTCAACAAACTCCTCCCGGTTTAGATTTCTGCACTCAACCAAATCTTTCAGCCCAAAATCCACGAAGCACTTTGAGGCGGAGTTTTTGTAAAATCCCCCCTCTATCACGACCGGCTCAACTCCATGCTCTCTCGCAACCCCCACCACAGCTTTCACAAGCTCAGGATGCGTGATACAGCCATTCTCTGGACTGTCATGCTTGAGAAAATTTGGCTTGATGTACCTGAATTTTGGATTGAAGACCTCAAAAACCCTCTCAACAAACTTGCGGGCATCTTTGTAGCTCTCAACCCTCTCAACAATAACTCTCATGCAGCCCTTACAACCGCCATTTTAAAATTTTTTTTCGTTAAGCAAAACAGATATTAGCGTAAATCAAAAAGTCCTTCGTGGAGCTGGGAATAATTTACAGCGGCGAATTCGGGAAGAGATTTGTAAGCAATCTCGCCTACCCTTACCTCTGCCCGACTTTTGGGGCCTGCGGGATAAACGGATGCGACTACTGCAAGAGATACGATTTCTCATCCAGCATCGTTTACGCCAAGGAGCTTGCAGAGCCTCAGGAAATAGGCCTCTACGTGGAGGAGCCGGAAAGCTACCTGGAGCCGTTCGAGTGCGATATTGCGGTTGCGATAAACGTGCATCCGGACATTCTGGTATCATTGCCTGAAATTGGTGAGTTTAAAGCCTTAATCGTCCCCGCTTGCAACCAGAACTGGTGCCTTCCCGGATTGAGGAAGCAGCTTGCTGAGAAATGCGGCGAGCTCGGCATCGAGTTTGCCTCTCCCAAGCCCTTCTGCTCCCTTACCGGCAACTCAGGCTGGATTTCCAGATTCATTGATGAATTTAAAATTGGCAGACCAGAGTTCAGAGTTGAGAGGGGCGGGGATGCCATTAAGAAGGTAGAGGTCATAAAAAGCGACCCGTGCGGTTCCGCATACTTTGTTGCAAAGAGGATGACGGGTTACATAATAGAGAGCAAAGAGGATTTCTGGAAGGAGATACACCAGCACCAGTGCGCCTATCCGTGCATGGCGAGCATGGACAGAGATGTTGAGCTCAAGGAGGCCCCTTTCCACCTCGCGGGCTACATAATGGTCTACCAGTTCAGCACCGCCGCCGGAGTTGAGGCTGAGGAGTTCGTTCCAGAGCACTTCAGGGAAATCGTCTGTCGAGCTCGCTGAGAATTCTTTCAATCTCCCTTCTCGTCTCCTCTATCGGTCTGTTTGTGTTGATGAACTTCCAGCCTTTCAGTATTCTGAACGCCCTCTCCCTGACCCTCCTGAAGTCCTCGATGTTCTCGAACATCTCGCTCTCGCTTCTTCTTGCCACCCTCTCCATGCAGACTTCCGGCTCAGCTTCGAGGTAGAACATGTAGGGAGAGGTCGGAAGAACGGAGCGGAAAAACCTGTAAAGCACCCTTGCGTACCTTTCCGGCAAGTAAAGCACTCCTCCGAGATACCTGACGAAAATCACGGTTTCAGCCCTTCCGTAGTATCTGAGCAGGGAGTAAATCACGTCGAAGAAGTAGAAAATCGCCGCCATGAGGTGGAAGAATTTTCCCCTTCTGAGGAGGCTGGCCTTCGCAACTCTGCCGAACAGAGAGTCGGACGGATGCGTTCTCACAATAACGCTCCCCCTTTCGGCGTACCTGCGCCTAACGAACTCCGCGTGTGTGTCTTTCCCGGCACCATCCATCCCGTCGATAACTATGAACCTCATGCCATCCAGAAGTATAGTATTGCGGTTAAAATTGAAACGCTCAGGTTGTCCAGCCCCTTGGGAGTTACAGCCTCCACAACCGTTGCGAAAGCTGCCAGAGGAAGCAGCAGTGGACCTGCAGAGCCGTGATAGTAGAGTGAAACCACCGAGAAGGAGGCAACGCATCCCAGAAACATAGCAACGCTGCCCTCCAGGCTTTTCTCGTCTCCCAAAATCCTGAACTTTCTCTTACCATACCTACCCCCAATCAGAGATGCGAGACCGTCGCCATACGACATTGCCATTATCCCAACAGCTATGACATCAGGACGGTCAAAGAAAGCGTAGGCGAGAACGGTCCATGCAATCGAGTAGTAAACCAGCCCCAATCCGTGGCCTGCGACGCTCGTCCTGCTCGACAGCTTTACGGGTGAGTGGGGGCTCATCAAGAAGGTGAGAACGACGAAGGGAAAGGCAGCGAGAAAGGCCATGACGAACCTCGACTCAAAGAAGGGGAGGATGAAGGCTATGTTGCCAACCATTATGTGGAGAAATTTTCTGCTCACCACTTCATTTTTCAACGTCTTTTCCGATATAAGCAGAAGGGCTGCCACGTAGCCGTAAACCGAAATCAGTGGAAGCAAATCGGACATCTGCAACCGATTATATTAAGTATTTAAAAACTTTCTGAAAACTGTAGTATCCCTAAATTATTTCACTACTAAACACCCACTTCATGTGAGAAAACTAACGAACAAAAAGATCAGGTGGATAATCAGACAGCTTGACAAGGGAGCTCCAGTAAAGGAAATAGCCGCTGTGATGAGAGTTACACCAAGAAGAATCTACCAGCTTAAAAAACAATATGAGGAAACTGGCCAGATTCCAGAACTAAAACAAGCAGGAAGAAAGCCCAAACCAATTGACGAGAAAACAGAGCAAATCATCCTGCAAGCTTACAACAAATACAGACTCAGCCCAGTACCTCTTGAAAAGCTGATAGAAAGGGATTACGGCATCCACATCTCCCATAATACAATCTACAAAGTTTTACTCAAACACGGTTTGGTGGAGGAGAACATGAGCAAGAAGAAACGAAGGAAATGGGTTAGGTACGAAAGAACCCACTCAATGTCTTTATGGCAGGGAGACTGGAAGAGGCTTGGAGAGAAATGGATTATAGCCTTCATGGATGATGCTTCCCGCTTTATTACTTGTTACGGAGTCTTCGATTCAGCTACGACTGAGAACACGATTAGAGTCCTGAAAGTGGGATTCAGGGAGTATGGCATTCCGGATGAGATCCTCACAGATCACGGAACTCAGTTTGTTGCAGCTAAAAGCAGAGAGAAGGCCAAGCATAGATTCAGGGAGTTTTTGGCCGAGAATGGAGTAAGGCATGTTCTTGCCAGAATAAACCATCCACAAACGAATGGAAAGATAGAGAGGTTCTTTGGTTTGATGGAGCAGAAGATCCATCTGTTTGATTCTTTGGATGAGTTCATTTATTGGTACAATTACGTTAAGCCTCACATGAGCCTGAATTTCGACGAATTGGAGACTCCCTATCAGGCCTTTTTGAGGAAGCTACCTGCTGAAAGGGTGTTTGAGTACGGGAGGTGGTTGTTTGAGGAGTGAAATTAATTCGGGATATCACAAAAACTTTCTGAAAACAGTTAATAGCAGACCTTCAGAGTTGAAGCGATGAGATACGAAGAGCCGGTGTTCAGACCGCCAAGTGAGGCTTTCAGCCTCATAGTTCAGGCCACAATTGGCTGCTCATGGAACAGGTGCACCTTCTGCGGAATGTACAAGATGAAGAAGTTCAGGGTTAGGGACATTGAGGAGGTTAAAGAGGATTTTCGACTGGCAAAGGAAATTTACGGAGACGTGAGGAGAGTTTTCCTGGCTGACGGTAACGCTCTTGCCGCTGATACGGATTACCTCCTCGAAATTGCCGATTACGCAAACAAGCTCTTCAACCTTGAAAGGATAAGCTGCTACGCCACACCGCAGGACATCCTCGAAAAAAGCAAAGAAGAATTGAAAGAAATCAGAAATGCTGGGATTAAGCTGCTCTACGTCGGAATAGAGAGCGGTGATGATGAAATACTCGAAAGAATAAGGAAAGGTGTCAGTTCTAATGAAATAGCGGAAGCCTGCATGAAAGCCCACGAGTGCGGCTTTGAGCTTTCCGTTACGGTTTTAAC
The nucleotide sequence above comes from Archaeoglobus fulgidus DSM 4304. Encoded proteins:
- a CDS encoding ArsR/SmtB family transcription factor; translation: MDIEAETIMDVLGNESRRRILQLLSRKPCYVSEISYYLGMAPKAVLEHLDKLVKAGIVSSFEEGRKRYYYIPRSLRLEVVISPHKFGAEIRDSENYDLPSLMKEIRNEFNMIERLKAESISEIYRALKVAEDLQRRFSRVQSTLSMRFNQFVERMLNEIERVVSDDLERLVMLGLAKGLRTAAEIAETFRLPYREVERALNSLHEKGLVEKEEKNGEVVWMIK
- a CDS encoding H/ACA ribonucleoprotein complex subunit GAR1; this translates as MSRLRTLGRVKHMSKTGMLVVTLNPAYIPKIGDKVVTRRMEHIGFVADVIGPVSSPYALVKPKNLDKIIFEELYVVKEYGGGRKGKGKGSREGSRKKGNRKGRGR
- a CDS encoding transcription initiation factor IIB, which gives rise to MAEVEKVREKEVEKEVERKEIEREEDVEVCPECGSPRLIRDYRRGEFICQDCGLVIEDTYIDAGPEWRAFDSEQRDKRSRVGAPVTYTIHDKGLSTIIDWSNKDYYGKAISVRNRAQLFRLRKWQRRIRISNATERNLAFALSELDRMASALGLPKSVRETAAVIYRKAVEKNLIRGRSIEGVVAAALYAACRQAGVPRTLDEIATYSRVDRKEIGRTYRFITRELGLKLMPTSPADYIPRFCAALGLSGEVQKKAIEIIKKAEERELTSGRGPTGVAAAALYVASILLGERRTQREVAEVAGVTEVTIRNRYKELAEKLGIEIIL
- a CDS encoding ABC transporter ATP-binding protein, yielding MRAVECRDVWMVYRTFMERGIVALRGIDLDIEDGVIFGLLGPNGAGKTTLISILSTILIPTKGEVRILGMDAFKNTRKVRERINISSGVRMPWGMKVYECLRFYAMCYGITDRRVVDRVISEFELEEHRNKRFDDLSTGNKQKANLARAFLNDPEVVFLDEPTANLDPDMAKKIRQMILRIKEEKDVTIVLTTHNMREAEMLCDRIAFIKEGKIVAEGTSEELKKYTKMSERVILKLKGNAKKLHIPYPYRMDGNTLIAFVEDAEKALPSIVVRLAEQGVFVESAKMEEITLEDVFIELAEGS
- a CDS encoding ABC transporter permease, which codes for MMLLDMWSMSLKYTIVTPAPFYRMVTGAWLFGSLRGVISLALLILLSAWLFGFTLTLPATAMAAFVLGILLSAMLIGIFNCILILVFGRRAEIFAWTLSAIVMIFCGIYYPVTILPEPFRAIGLMIPITHYLEFFRSFYGFQSIFPDPLLIAFAETLVYLALLLVVAEISMLRARRTGLVLKLSD
- the tpiA gene encoding triose-phosphate isomerase, which produces MGVVIINFKAYKEGFGKRALELAKIAENVASRCDEYVGIAVSFLDLPVIAREVSIDVYAQHVDAVGFGSHTGRINADMIAEYGAKGSLVNHSERRLKLADIEFNVSRLRELGLTSVVCTNNVPTTAAAAALNPDFVAVEPPELIGSGIPVSKAEPEVVENSVKAAKEVNKSVRVLCGAGITTHEDYVKALELGAEGVLLASGVVKAEDQKRALEELVGLL
- a CDS encoding bifunctional 5,6,7,8-tetrahydromethanopterin hydro-lyase/3-hexulose-6-phosphate synthase — translated: MEFRIGEALIGEGFEVAHVDLIIGTKDSPAGIAFANALANLSAGHTPLLAVLRPNLITKPPAVIVPKVTVKDMHQAELIFGPAQAAVAKAVADAVEEGIIPRERADEYVVVASVFIHPNAKNKHKIYYYNYGATKLAIKRAMQNFPDVDTVLYEKDRSFHPFVGRKLTKLWDPPYLQIAIDIPDLGEVLKVLEQIPDSDHIVFEVGTPLAKRYGCEVILKLREVKPDAFYILDLKTLDVGNLEARMAADATANAVVISGLAPTSTIVKGIREAEKTGILSYVDMMNVDDPIKRLEEIQKAGVLPNVVELHRAIDSEDKEPPWMLAGKIKEKFSVLVAVAGGIRPENVEEVIAAGADIIVVGRAVTKARDVEGAVRKFMSHMKPDTDQFRIMTDF
- a CDS encoding DUF362 domain-containing protein; protein product: MRVIVERVESYKDARKFVERVFEVFNPKFRYIKPNFLKHDSPENGCITHPELVKAVVGVAREHGVEPVVIEGGFYKNSASKCFVDFGLKDLVECRNLNREEFVEVDIGGEVLERVKVAETALDAKKEGYISIPKMKVHHLTKVTLGIKNNMGFLKKPAVYMHPKIHRKLVDLLGFMQPSLTIVDGIIGGTNSEMRPKPVKHGVLVAGDNVVAVDLIAARLMGFNLNEVEHIRNAMERFGVREEDIEVLSNPGIERLVRSDYRLSLGSKFLGRLGI
- a CDS encoding DUF166 domain-containing protein — its product is MELGIIYSGEFGKRFVSNLAYPYLCPTFGACGINGCDYCKRYDFSSSIVYAKELAEPQEIGLYVEEPESYLEPFECDIAVAINVHPDILVSLPEIGEFKALIVPACNQNWCLPGLRKQLAEKCGELGIEFASPKPFCSLTGNSGWISRFIDEFKIGRPEFRVERGGDAIKKVEVIKSDPCGSAYFVAKRMTGYIIESKEDFWKEIHQHQCAYPCMASMDRDVELKEAPFHLAGYIMVYQFSTAAGVEAEEFVPEHFREIVCRAR
- a CDS encoding diacylglycerol/polyprenol kinase family protein gives rise to the protein MSDLLPLISVYGYVAALLLISEKTLKNEVVSRKFLHIMVGNIAFILPFFESRFVMAFLAAFPFVVLTFLMSPHSPVKLSSRTSVAGHGLGLVYYSIAWTVLAYAFFDRPDVIAVGIMAMSYGDGLASLIGGRYGKRKFRILGDEKSLEGSVAMFLGCVASFSVVSLYYHGSAGPLLLPLAAFATVVEAVTPKGLDNLSVSILTAILYFWMA
- a CDS encoding IS481-like element ISA0963-3 family transposase, producing MRKLTNKKIRWIIRQLDKGAPVKEIAAVMRVTPRRIYQLKKQYEETGQIPELKQAGRKPKPIDEKTEQIILQAYNKYRLSPVPLEKLIERDYGIHISHNTIYKVLLKHGLVEENMSKKKRRKWVRYERTHSMSLWQGDWKRLGEKWIIAFMDDASRFITCYGVFDSATTENTIRVLKVGFREYGIPDEILTDHGTQFVAAKSREKAKHRFREFLAENGVRHVLARINHPQTNGKIERFFGLMEQKIHLFDSLDEFIYWYNYVKPHMSLNFDELETPYQAFLRKLPAERVFEYGRWLFEE
- a CDS encoding B12-binding domain-containing radical SAM protein, which translates into the protein MRYEEPVFRPPSEAFSLIVQATIGCSWNRCTFCGMYKMKKFRVRDIEEVKEDFRLAKEIYGDVRRVFLADGNALAADTDYLLEIADYANKLFNLERISCYATPQDILEKSKEELKEIRNAGIKLLYVGIESGDDEILERIRKGVSSNEIAEACMKAHECGFELSVTVLTGIGGKERSYKNARNTARLLNRISPKYTGVLTYIPVPNTPLYVKIKRGEFLLPNPLENLLELRWMVERIEARTIFRCNHASNYLPLKGTLPEDREKLLKAIDYAIAHPEVLKPEWLRGL